From Pagrus major chromosome 2, Pma_NU_1.0, one genomic window encodes:
- the cog6 gene encoding conserved oligomeric Golgi complex subunit 6, translating to MAATKVEISNDSSTVIQNQNASSQPNNPLSRKLNKILETRLDNDKEMLEALKALSVFFTENSLRTRRNLRGDIERRSLAINEEFAQIFKEVKEELESVHEDVQAMSTCCEEMTNTLKAAKEQTQDLIVKTNKLQGENHRLEVRAQVAQAFLAKFQLSNEEMATLRGARDAPITEDFFKALSRVKHIHEDVKILLRTNQQTAGLEIMEQMAVLQETSYEQLYRWAQNECRGLTQEACDISPVLTQAMEALQDRPVLYKYTLDEFGTARRCAVVRGFIDALTRGGQGGTPRPIEMHSHDPMRYVGDMLAWLHQATASEKEHLEALLKQVTLQGVEENMQEVVGHITEGVCRPLKVRIEQVIVAEPGAVLLYKLSNLLKFYHHTISSIIGTSVASLLINIEEMHILSKKMFFNSLSLHASRLMDKVELPPADLGPTASLTQTLSLLREVLASHDSSVVPLDARQADFAQVLSCILDPLLQLCTVSASNLGTADMASYMVNSLYVMKTTLAVFEFTDKRLEMLEFQIEAHLDTLINEQASYVLTRAGLSYIYNCVQQHSAEQGPLSLLPSMDSSSVKAAMVQFDRYLSSPDTLVMPQLNFLLSAAIKEQIFRQSTELVCRAYGDVYTALTSPANGYKDAENLVPRSPKQVQTLLS from the exons ATGGCTGCTACTAAAGTAGAAATCTCAAATGACAGCTCCACTGTGATACAGAATCAAAATGCGTCCTCTCAACCCAATAACCCACTGTCGAGGAAGCTCAACAAAATACTGGAGACGAGGCTCGACAATGACAAG GAGATGCTGGAGGCTCTGAAGGCTCTCTCTGTGTTCTTCACTGAGAACAGTTTGCGCACCAGAAGAAATCTTCGTGGTGACATAGAGAGACGGAGCCTGGCGATCAACGAGGAGTTTGCACAAATATTTAAAGAAGTTAAAGAG GAGCTTGAAAGTGTTCACGAGGATGTCCAGGCCATGAGCACGTGTTGTGAAGAAATGACCAATACGTTAAAG GCTGCGAAGGAGCAAACTCAAGACCTCATAGTGAAAACCAACAAGCTACAGGGAGAAAA TCACCGCCTGGAGGTGAGAGCTCAGGTTGCTCAGGCTTTCCTTGCCAAGTTCCAGCTGTCTAATGAGGAGATGGCCACTTTGCGAGGGGCTCGGGATGCACCCATTACTGAG GACTTCTTCAAAGCTCTCAGCCGAGTGAAGCACATCCACGAGGACGTGAAGATCCTCCTGCGAACCAACCAGCAAACTGCAGG GTTAGAGATCATGGAGCAGATGGCCGTGTTACAGGAGACATCGTATGAGCAGCTCTACCGCTGGGCTCAGA ATGAATGCAGAGGACTGACCCAAGAGGCCTGTGATATCAGCCCTGTGTTGACTCAAGCCATGGAAGCTTTGCAGGACCGACCCGTCCTTTACAA GTACACTCTGGATGAGTTTGGGACTGCACGCAGGTGTGCGGTGGTACGAGGCTTCATCGACGCCCTCACCCGTGGCGGGCAGGGAGGAACGCCCCGCCCCATTGAGATGCATTCACACGACCCTATGAG GTATGTCGGGGACATGCTGGCCTGGCTGCACCAAGCCACCGCCTCAGAGAAAGAGCATCTAGAAGCTCTGCTCAAACAAGTCACTCTGCAAG GTGTGGAGGAGAACATGCAGGAGGTGGTTGGACACATCACTGAGGGAGTCTGCAGGCCGTTGAAA GTTCGGATAGAACAGGTCATCGTGGCCGAGCCGGGTGCTGTCCTTCTTTACAAGCTGTCCAACCTGCTTAAGTTCTACCACCACACCATCAG CTCTATCATCGGGACCAGTGTGGCCTCCTTGCTCATCAATATTGAAGAAATGCACATCCTCAGCAAAAAGATGTTCTTCAACAGCTTGAGCCTTCATGCAAGCAGACTCATGGACAAG GTGGAGCTGCCACCTGCAGATCTGGGTCCTACAGCCTCCCTCACGCAGaccctctccctcctcaggGAGGTGCTGGCCTCCCACGACTCATCAGTTGTTCCTCTGGATGCTCGCCAGGCTGACTTTGCTCAG GTGCTCTCTTGCATCTTGGATCCCCTCCTACAGCTGTGTACCGTGTCGGCCAGTAACCTCGGCACTGCTGACATGGCGAGCTACATGGTCAACTCGCTGTACGTCATGAAAACCACGCTGGCTGTCTTTGAGTTCACTGACAAGAGGCTGGAGATGCTTGAGTTCCAG ATCGAGGCTCACCTTGACACTCTGATCAACGAGCAGGCATCCTACGTGCTGACCAGAGCTGGGCTTAGCTACATCTACAACTGCGTCCAGCAGCACAGTGCTGAACAG GGTCCgctgtccctcctccccagcaTGGACAGCTCTTCTGTGAAAGCGGCAATG GTCCAGTTTGATCGGTACTTGTCATCGCCTGACACTCTTGTGATGCCACAACTCAACTTTCTGCTCAGTGCGGCCATCAA